One window from the genome of Candidatus Eisenbacteria bacterium encodes:
- a CDS encoding FG-GAP repeat protein: protein MNPPEPPPEPDPRLVELALGLADDVPVDWEGARNTAADLSETLEQLRELETLAQAHRRDRRLRDSRPDAPVFRWGALEAVEKLGEGGFAEVWRAYEPALAREVALKLRRADAPGGPRWLKEAQRLAKVRHPNVVQVYGADVFDGRPGLWTELVQGRTLEQRLLAEGPCGAAETAAIGIQVCAALAAVHAAGLVHGDVKTRNVMREGVPAGHGRLAGSGRVVLMDFGAASDADERGAGSAGTPMFAAPERLAGGESSVAGDLYSLGVVLYRLLTGRFPVEATSTEALRAKLARGELTPLRSLRPDLPSGLLQVIERALERDAGRRFPGAAEMERALISVLAPAAAGPGADGTARWRFATGLVAGVLIALVAAAAFLQVRDRLAPRFHFASAARPLPHVLTPLVRETESGQWIGMSSVRIGDLDGDGHADLATGAPFEGGAGRVHVLFGDGHGGFPRSLALAGRQTSAMFGGALAAADLNGDGRPDLAVGASNWSGASPGGGRVLIYYGGAPFDSARHRTLQVAHAGAQFGFSLSCGDFNGDGVADLAVGACGDANAGRTPAGRVYVYFGGPRMRDSPDVTLGSDAPDAQFGNAVDLGGDLNGDGIADLAVSAPWESSDGLRAGRGYVFFGGRVPATTPALVLRGLGPWQQLGAPHYVGDLDGDGFDDLLVANERGDGFEHASGTALLFRGASAPSDVPARTYRGEREGDGFGRWATNVGDVNGDGRADLAIAAWWSDVGGPTSGAIYLYAGGPQLDTAPLARLPGPGVGARFGTAIAGAGDLDDDGFPDVLVGEPSNSSQWRGGTFLASFHRFVLSRPRPDERWRGGERAVVAWRGETPAALEYSADGRAWTTLLGHTGGRGSNSVSIRVPQVADTLLDLRLRPADSKLRGAIEVAVPVARGR from the coding sequence ATGAACCCTCCTGAACCACCGCCCGAGCCCGATCCGAGGCTGGTCGAGCTGGCGCTGGGCCTTGCGGACGACGTTCCCGTGGACTGGGAAGGCGCCCGCAACACGGCCGCGGACCTGTCGGAGACGCTCGAGCAACTTCGCGAACTCGAAACGCTCGCGCAGGCGCACCGGCGCGACCGCAGGCTGCGCGATTCGCGCCCGGACGCGCCCGTCTTTCGCTGGGGCGCGCTCGAGGCGGTCGAGAAGCTCGGCGAGGGAGGGTTCGCCGAGGTCTGGCGCGCCTACGAGCCCGCGCTCGCGCGCGAGGTCGCGCTCAAGCTGCGGCGCGCGGACGCGCCGGGCGGTCCGCGCTGGCTCAAGGAGGCTCAGCGGCTGGCGAAGGTGCGGCACCCGAACGTCGTTCAGGTTTACGGCGCGGACGTGTTCGACGGGCGTCCCGGGCTGTGGACGGAACTGGTGCAGGGCCGCACGCTCGAGCAACGCCTGCTGGCCGAGGGTCCCTGCGGCGCCGCCGAGACGGCCGCCATCGGCATCCAGGTGTGCGCCGCGCTCGCCGCGGTGCACGCCGCCGGGCTGGTGCACGGCGACGTCAAGACCCGGAACGTGATGCGCGAAGGCGTCCCCGCCGGGCACGGCCGGCTGGCCGGATCCGGCAGGGTCGTTCTCATGGATTTCGGCGCCGCTTCGGACGCGGACGAACGGGGCGCCGGGTCCGCCGGCACGCCGATGTTCGCGGCTCCCGAGCGGCTCGCGGGCGGCGAATCGAGCGTCGCGGGCGATCTGTACTCGCTCGGCGTCGTGCTCTACCGCCTGCTCACGGGCCGCTTTCCGGTGGAGGCGACGAGTACGGAGGCGCTGCGCGCGAAGCTGGCGCGCGGCGAGCTGACGCCGCTGCGAAGCCTTCGGCCGGACCTGCCTTCGGGGCTGCTGCAGGTCATCGAGCGCGCGCTCGAGCGCGACGCCGGCCGGCGGTTCCCCGGCGCGGCAGAAATGGAGCGCGCGTTGATCTCGGTGCTGGCGCCGGCCGCAGCGGGACCGGGCGCGGACGGCACCGCACGGTGGCGGTTCGCGACAGGGCTCGTGGCGGGCGTGCTGATCGCGCTGGTCGCGGCGGCGGCCTTCCTGCAGGTCCGCGATCGGCTCGCGCCCCGATTCCATTTCGCTTCGGCCGCCCGTCCGCTGCCGCACGTTCTCACGCCGCTCGTGCGCGAGACCGAGTCGGGCCAATGGATCGGAATGTCGTCGGTTCGTATCGGAGACCTGGACGGCGACGGCCACGCGGACCTCGCCACCGGCGCCCCGTTCGAGGGCGGAGCCGGACGGGTCCACGTGCTCTTCGGCGACGGCCATGGCGGATTCCCACGCTCGCTGGCACTGGCAGGCCGGCAGACCTCGGCGATGTTCGGCGGCGCGCTCGCCGCCGCGGACCTGAATGGCGATGGCCGGCCCGACCTCGCCGTGGGCGCGTCGAACTGGTCCGGCGCGTCTCCGGGAGGCGGACGCGTGCTCATTTACTATGGCGGCGCGCCGTTCGACTCGGCCCGCCACCGCACGCTTCAGGTGGCGCACGCCGGCGCGCAGTTCGGCTTCTCGCTCTCCTGCGGCGACTTCAACGGCGACGGCGTCGCCGACCTGGCCGTGGGCGCGTGCGGCGACGCGAACGCGGGCCGCACGCCCGCCGGACGCGTGTACGTCTACTTCGGCGGCCCGCGGATGCGCGATTCGCCGGACGTGACGCTCGGCAGCGACGCGCCCGACGCGCAGTTCGGAAATGCCGTGGACCTGGGAGGGGACCTGAACGGCGACGGCATCGCCGACCTCGCCGTCAGCGCGCCGTGGGAGAGCAGCGACGGGTTGCGCGCCGGACGCGGTTACGTCTTTTTCGGAGGCCGCGTTCCCGCCACCACGCCGGCGCTCGTGCTGCGCGGCCTAGGACCCTGGCAGCAGCTCGGCGCCCCGCACTACGTGGGAGACCTCGACGGCGACGGCTTCGACGACCTGCTGGTCGCCAACGAGCGCGGCGACGGCTTCGAGCACGCCTCGGGCACCGCGTTGCTGTTTCGCGGTGCGAGCGCACCGTCCGACGTGCCGGCGCGCACCTATCGGGGGGAACGCGAAGGCGATGGTTTCGGTCGCTGGGCCACGAACGTCGGCGACGTGAACGGCGATGGTCGCGCGGACCTGGCGATCGCGGCGTGGTGGAGCGACGTCGGCGGGCCCACCTCCGGCGCGATCTACCTGTACGCGGGCGGGCCGCAACTCGACACCGCGCCGCTCGCGCGGCTGCCCGGTCCGGGTGTCGGAGCGCGATTCGGCACGGCGATCGCCGGCGCCGGGGACCTCGATGACGACGGCTTCCCCGACGTGCTCGTGGGCGAGCCGTCGAACTCGAGCCAGTGGAGGGGTGGCACCTTCCTGGCGAGTTTTCATCGCTTCGTGCTCTCGAGACCGCGGCCCGACGAACGGTGGCGCGGCGGAGAGCGGGCGGTCGTGGCCTGGCGAGGGGAGACTCCCGCCGCGCTCGAGTACTCCGCGGACGGGCGGGCATGGACGACGCTGCTCGGACATACCGGTGGCCGTGGCTCGAACTCGGTCTCGATCCGCGTTCCGCAGGTGGCGGACACGTTGCTCGACCTGCGCCTGCGCCCGGCGGATTCGAAGCTCCGGGGCGCGATCGAAGTCGCGGTCCCTGTGGCCCGGGGGCGCTGA
- a CDS encoding cytochrome b N-terminal domain-containing protein codes for MKAVLPDEAPSVETPPSRALPLGHPDALERETAPAAAKPLQAALAALDSLFDRAYGSRWNPLHQSGPLVIALMLVVIATGVYLLLVYRIGAPYESMQRIQAQVWAGRWLRALHRYASDAAVACIALHALRMFAEGRTWGPRVLAWVTGLLLTGATLVVGWTGYVLVWDMHGLILGAAGARLFDSLGLLATPIGRIFGGGAAAPSSFFFLNLFVHMSLPLGMTLLVWIHTLRLARGRWLPETRVWVPVALAFTVLSFAVPVALGPAADGLRLGDRATYDVFYTAWVPIAARLAPPAAWAASFALALLPLSVPLWWRPRRDRRRETALHNPAACTGCGQCAIDCPFEAIAMGPNPTGRGSETIAIVNSARCVACGLCSGSCDQLAIGPPGRDGHAQVRAVKAVNAAADPGGFALVHCSHDGVGEALAGRARAAGHRVACVEVDCAGSLHSLAVSQLSDRHRGVFVLGCPPHRCRSREGTGLALERLLLGRHPELKTPLDPTRVRFTAGASADLDWLAGEFELFARAAGARAVPRRPFAPGIRGAAGAILATLLGLAALAATATLSQWSAGATPPQGAVRLAWRLPGQSWLDCRELSADEIARMPAHMRRTQDCRTVYLRYRLRAWLDGRLVTEREVAPLGARGDRPLFVEQDLPAAPGRHAVRVEFTPVHDPRGVGLVLSFADSLLVEAGRARLVGFDTDTRTLRAD; via the coding sequence GTGAAAGCGGTTCTCCCGGACGAGGCCCCGTCCGTCGAGACGCCGCCGTCGCGGGCGCTTCCGCTCGGCCACCCCGACGCGCTCGAGCGAGAGACGGCGCCCGCGGCCGCGAAGCCCCTCCAGGCCGCGCTCGCCGCGCTCGACTCGCTGTTCGACCGCGCCTACGGCTCGCGCTGGAATCCGCTGCACCAGAGCGGGCCGCTGGTCATCGCGCTGATGCTGGTCGTGATCGCCACCGGGGTGTACCTGCTGCTCGTCTACCGGATCGGCGCGCCCTACGAATCCATGCAGCGCATCCAGGCCCAGGTCTGGGCGGGCCGCTGGCTGCGCGCCCTGCACCGCTACGCCTCCGACGCCGCGGTCGCGTGCATCGCGCTGCACGCGCTGCGCATGTTCGCGGAGGGCCGCACGTGGGGCCCGCGCGTGCTGGCGTGGGTCACGGGCCTGCTGCTGACCGGGGCGACGCTCGTGGTCGGCTGGACCGGGTACGTGCTCGTCTGGGACATGCACGGCCTGATCCTCGGCGCCGCCGGCGCGCGGTTGTTCGACTCGCTGGGCCTGCTCGCGACGCCCATCGGCCGCATCTTCGGCGGCGGCGCCGCCGCGCCCTCGTCGTTCTTCTTCCTCAATCTGTTCGTCCACATGTCGCTGCCGCTCGGCATGACGCTGCTGGTCTGGATCCACACGCTGCGCCTCGCGCGCGGACGCTGGCTGCCCGAAACGCGCGTCTGGGTGCCGGTCGCCCTCGCCTTCACCGTGCTTTCCTTCGCCGTTCCGGTCGCGCTCGGTCCGGCGGCCGACGGACTCCGGCTCGGCGACCGGGCCACGTACGACGTCTTCTACACCGCCTGGGTCCCGATCGCCGCGCGGCTCGCGCCGCCCGCCGCCTGGGCCGCCTCGTTCGCGCTCGCCCTGCTGCCGCTGTCGGTGCCGCTGTGGTGGCGGCCGAGGCGCGATCGCCGCCGCGAGACGGCGCTGCACAACCCGGCGGCGTGCACCGGCTGCGGCCAGTGCGCGATCGACTGCCCCTTCGAAGCCATCGCCATGGGACCGAACCCGACCGGACGCGGCTCGGAGACCATCGCCATCGTGAACTCCGCGCGCTGCGTCGCCTGCGGGCTGTGCTCGGGCTCGTGCGACCAGCTCGCCATCGGTCCGCCCGGCCGCGACGGGCACGCGCAGGTCCGGGCCGTGAAGGCGGTCAACGCCGCCGCCGATCCCGGCGGCTTCGCGCTCGTGCATTGCAGCCACGACGGCGTCGGCGAAGCGCTCGCCGGGCGCGCGCGCGCCGCGGGGCACCGGGTCGCCTGCGTCGAGGTGGACTGCGCGGGTTCGTTGCACTCGCTCGCGGTCTCGCAGCTCAGCGATCGCCACCGCGGCGTGTTCGTGCTCGGCTGCCCGCCGCATCGCTGCCGCTCGCGCGAGGGCACGGGACTGGCGCTCGAACGCCTGCTGCTCGGCCGGCATCCCGAGCTCAAGACGCCGCTCGACCCCACGCGCGTGCGCTTCACGGCCGGGGCCTCGGCGGATCTCGACTGGCTGGCGGGCGAGTTCGAGCTGTTCGCACGCGCCGCCGGCGCGCGAGCGGTCCCGCGCCGCCCGTTCGCGCCGGGCATTCGCGGCGCCGCCGGCGCGATCCTCGCGACGCTGCTGGGGCTCGCGGCGCTGGCGGCCACCGCGACGCTGTCCCAGTGGTCGGCGGGCGCGACTCCGCCGCAGGGAGCCGTGCGCCTGGCGTGGCGGCTGCCGGGCCAGTCGTGGCTCGACTGCCGGGAACTCTCGGCCGACGAGATCGCGCGCATGCCCGCGCACATGCGGCGGACGCAGGACTGCCGCACCGTCTACCTGCGCTATCGCCTGCGCGCCTGGCTGGACGGCAGGCTCGTCACCGAGCGCGAGGTCGCGCCGCTGGGAGCGCGCGGCGACCGCCCGCTGTTCGTCGAGCAGGACCTGCCGGCCGCGCCCGGCAGGCACGCGGTCCGCGTCGAGTTCACGCCCGTTCACGACCCCAGGGGCGTCGGGCTCGTCCTGTCGTTCGCCGACTCGCTCCTCGTCGAGGCGGGTCGCGCACGGCTCGTCGGCTTCGACACCGACACGCGAACGCTGCGCGCCGACTGA
- a CDS encoding cytidylate kinase-like family protein: protein MPSVQAIIDRQIRLWEMEKNLREAQPAGQGAGPPVHPVITVSREHGSGGSRVAELIAQRFNYTLLHRDVIDRICASAHLRRSIVESLDQHVKSQLAIWCDAMVAQRYTDSNDYVRFLLEIIRSTASLGGVVVVGRGSNFIVGADAGLHVRIVAPREQRIQTLVQFAQLTSHQAEQEMEARDRERAEFVRKVLGREVTDADGYDLVINSAEFSPEQAVELVATAAQLKFERLRIAAASAESATG, encoded by the coding sequence ATGCCGTCCGTGCAGGCCATCATCGACCGCCAGATTCGTCTCTGGGAGATGGAGAAGAACCTCCGCGAGGCGCAGCCAGCGGGACAGGGGGCCGGTCCGCCGGTCCACCCGGTGATCACGGTCTCGCGCGAGCACGGCAGCGGCGGCAGCCGCGTCGCCGAACTGATCGCGCAGCGCTTCAACTACACGCTGCTGCACCGCGACGTCATTGACCGCATCTGCGCCTCGGCGCACCTGCGCCGCAGCATCGTCGAGTCGCTCGACCAGCACGTGAAGTCGCAGCTGGCGATCTGGTGCGACGCGATGGTCGCGCAGCGCTACACCGACTCGAACGACTACGTGCGCTTCCTGCTCGAGATCATCCGCTCGACGGCGTCGCTCGGAGGCGTGGTCGTCGTCGGGCGGGGATCGAACTTCATCGTCGGCGCCGACGCGGGGCTGCACGTGCGTATCGTCGCGCCGCGCGAGCAGCGGATCCAGACGCTGGTTCAGTTCGCGCAGCTCACGAGCCATCAGGCCGAGCAGGAGATGGAGGCCCGGGATCGCGAGCGGGCCGAGTTCGTGCGCAAGGTCCTCGGGCGCGAGGTCACGGACGCCGACGGCTACGACCTGGTGATCAACAGCGCCGAGTTCTCCCCCGAGCAGGCGGTCGAGCTGGTCGCGACCGCGGCGCAACTCAAGTTCGAGCGCCTGCGAATCGCCGCCGCGAGCGCCGAGAGCGCGACGGGCTGA
- a CDS encoding SCO family protein encodes MGAALLLLWALAVVSWWGFAFWPVPAGDTSWLSAAQSACFGSLPGGPPAVQGWMMLVPAPLLMLAAIGAAFHGELRTALPRLARSPLAHGIAAACVLVFMVEVRWAAGRIREQRRVATVSFAPEERGPLPDNWPRSSDPVPAFTLVDQHGGAFGAADLRGRPTVLSFAFANCQTVCPVLVANLGRAARELGPGGARIALVTLDPWRDTPGALPALASRWSLPEDGRLLSGDPDAVCRLLDTLRVAHERDLKSGDVSHAPIVMILDAEGRIAYRFNNPPPEWIVEGVRRVRGRS; translated from the coding sequence GTGGGCGCGGCGCTCCTGCTGCTGTGGGCGCTCGCCGTCGTCTCGTGGTGGGGCTTCGCGTTCTGGCCGGTGCCGGCCGGCGACACCTCGTGGCTTTCGGCCGCGCAGTCGGCGTGCTTCGGCTCGCTGCCGGGCGGCCCTCCGGCCGTGCAGGGCTGGATGATGCTCGTTCCCGCCCCGCTGCTCATGCTGGCGGCGATCGGCGCGGCCTTCCACGGCGAGCTCAGGACCGCCCTGCCGCGGCTCGCCCGTTCGCCGCTCGCCCACGGGATCGCGGCGGCGTGCGTCCTCGTCTTCATGGTCGAGGTGCGCTGGGCGGCCGGTCGCATCCGCGAGCAGCGCCGGGTGGCGACCGTGTCGTTCGCGCCCGAGGAGCGCGGGCCGCTGCCGGACAACTGGCCGCGCTCGAGCGACCCCGTGCCGGCGTTCACGCTCGTGGACCAGCATGGCGGGGCCTTCGGCGCGGCGGACCTTCGCGGCCGGCCGACCGTGCTGAGCTTCGCGTTCGCGAACTGCCAGACCGTCTGCCCGGTGCTCGTCGCGAACCTCGGCCGGGCCGCCCGCGAACTGGGCCCCGGCGGCGCGCGCATCGCGCTGGTCACGCTCGATCCGTGGCGTGACACGCCGGGCGCGCTGCCCGCGCTCGCGTCCCGCTGGTCGCTCCCCGAGGACGGCCGGCTGCTCTCCGGCGATCCCGACGCGGTCTGCCGGCTGCTCGATACGCTCCGGGTCGCGCATGAGCGCGATCTGAAGAGCGGCGACGTCTCGCATGCGCCGATCGTCATGATCCTCGACGCCGAAGGGCGGATCGCCTACCGGTTCAACAACCCCCCTCCCGAGTGGATCGTCGAGGGCGTGCGCCGCGTGCGGGGCCGGTCGTGA